GCGGAAAGTTCGCCCCGGCGATCGCGGGCCTGGTCAAGTAGCAGGCGGCTGTTGCGCAGCAGGTCGTCGATTTCGGTGAGGCGGGCGCGGAGTTGTTCGGTCTCAAATTGCAGCAGGCCTTCGCGGGCTTGCGCGGCATTGCGTTCGGCTTCGAGATCGGCGGCATTCTGGGCGAGTTGTTGGTTCTCGGATTCGCGCTGCAATTTCTCGGCAGCGGCGGATTCGATTTGCGAAGTCAGTGCATGAACGCGTTCGCCCATCTCGGAGAATAGAGATTCGATGCGTTGCAGCACAGCAGATGCGGAACGGTGGCGCTCTTCGAGTGTGGCCACACGGGCGGCATGCTGCGAGGTGGTTTGGGCCGATTCTTCGCGACGCTGGCGAAGAGCGGTCAGAGACTCCTGCGCGGCGGCGATCTGCTGCTCAAGTTGGATGCGCTGTTCTTCTAAGGCTGCGATTTCGGACTGGCGCGCGCAGACTATGCTTTCCTGTTCGGCGCGATCGATGGCGAGGCGGCGCAATTCCATTTGCGAGACGGTGAGTCGCTCGCTGACGCGGGTCATCTCCGAGTCAAGTTGTTGGAGCATGTGGCCCGATGTCATCGCCTGATGTTCGGCTTCGCGCTTTTCACCGTCGAGACGATCGAGCAGGGAAGTGAGATCTTTGATCTCGCGGCCCAGAGTGAGCACTCGTATTTCTTCATCGCGGAGAGCGCGCTCGAGATCTTCCATCTGCCGGAGCACCTCGCGCAGTTCGCGCTTCATCGAGAGCGGGCCTTCGGCGCGCTGCTTGCCGCCGGTGACCGTGACGTTGTGGAAACACTCGCCGGCTTGAGAGAGGAAAAAAGCATCGGGATTTTCCAGAGCCAGGCCGCGGGCTACGCCTGCTTCGGGAACGATGTAGCCGTCGCGCAGCTTGGGCAGGATGACTTCCAGCGATTTGCCGAAGCCGTCGAGGACACGAATGGTGCTCTTGAGTGGAGTGATCTGGGCCGCGGGGGGCGCGCAGTGTGCGGCTTCATTGAGCACGAAAGAGAATTTGGCTTGCGCGTCTTCGGGATGGACGAGGAAGGTGGCGCGGCCATCGACGCCGGTGCGCAGCATGCGCAGGCCTTCGTCGGCAGCGTCCCAGGATTTGACGACGACGTAGTTGAGTTCGTCGCGCAGGAAATCTTCGACGACGCGTTCGTAGCGAGGTTCCACTTCGAGGAAGTCGGCGAGCACGCCAACCGGGGCAAGGCCGCTGTTCATCACGCCGGATTGGAAGAGGCGGCGAACCGATTCGGTGGAGTATCCGTGCTCGGCGATGACGGCTTCGAGCGAGCCTTTCTTGCCGAGATAGGAGGCGTATTCGGCGCGGAGCACGTCGAGATTGGTCTTGGCCCGCGTCTCTTCCAGCTTTTTCTGTTCGATCAGGCGGCGGAGTTGGCTGATTTCTTCGGCGATTCCGGTGACGCGTTGGGTGACGGTTTCAAATTCGAGAGCGAGTTGGCCGCGCTGGCCGCCGAAGGCGTCGACCTGAACGTTGGCGCTACCGATTTCGGATTCGAGGCGGCGGGCTTCGCGATCGGCGCCAGCGAGACGTTCTTCGGCTTGCGCGAGTTGATTGCGCAGGCGCGACGCGGAGGAGACCGTGTCGAAGACTGCGACGCGGGATTCTTCCTGCTGGCGCTCGATTTCGGCGAGGCTCGCGGCAGCGGCAGCGGCCTCTTGCTGGCAGAGGACGAAGTCGGATTGAGCGGCGGCCAAGTCAGCGGCGGCGGATTCGAGGATCTGGCGATTGGATTCGCGTTCGGATTCGAGCGCGGTTAGGCGATGGCGCGCCTGCGCTAGTTCGGCTTCAGAGGAAGCGGCGCGCACCAGCAACTCGGCGCAGCGTTCTTCGTTGTGACGACGGCGGGCGTGGGCGCGGTCGATTTCCAGAATGATCTGGCTGATGCGGTCGCGGTTCTCGCGCTGTTCGGCTTCGATGGAGTAACCGCGCTGGGTACGCTCGGCGTGTTCGGCATCGAGTTGGTGCACGGCGGCGGTGCGATGCTCCATCTCTTCGGCGAGGATGTTGAGTTGGGAATCTATCGCGGCGCTTTCCTGTTCGATGGCGGCGAATTTACTGGCGAGAACCACGCGCAGCTTGGCGCGCATTTCTTCGCGCAGGCGGGCGTAGCGCTCGGCCTTGCTGGCCTGGCGCTTGAGCGAATTCATCTGGCGCGTGACTTCGTCGAAGATGTCGTTGATGCGGGAAAGGTTGAGCTTGGCGTCTTCGAGGCGGGCTTCGGCGAGGCGCTTCTTGGTTTTGAATTTCGTTATGCCGGCGGCCTCTTCGAGAATAGCGCGGCGGTCGGTGGGGCGGCTGCTGAGGATCTGGCCGATGCGTCCCTGCTCGATGAGCGCGTAGGATTCAGGGCCGAGGCCGGTGCCCATGAAGAGTTCCTGAATGTCGCGGAGGCGGCAGAGTTTGCCGTTTAGCAAATACTCGCTGTCGCCGGAGCGGAACAGGCGACGGGTGACATGAATTTCACCGTGATGGAACTGCTGCTGGTTGAATTTGCGGCGGCGGATTTTGAGGACTACGTGCGGGGCAGGAGTGCCTGCGGATGCGGCGGTCAGCGGTGCAACTACCGTGTGCGCGGGCAGGGCGAACACAGGCTCGTCGTCGGGAAAAGCAACGGCGATGGTGTTGATTTTGTTGCGCGGGAGTTCTACTTCTTCGGTTCTGCCGGGCTGTGCGTCTTCCACGGCGTCTTCTGTTGCTTTAGCGGCGCGGGCGCGAATGGAGGCTTCGTCCCAGTCGTCGTTGATGTTGGCTTCAGGCAGATTGTCTTGAATGTCGATTTCGGTGGGCGCGTTTGCGTCGGCGCCGTTGTAGGCTTCGGGATCGATCAGGGTTAGCGACACTTCGGCCATGCCGGTGGGCTTGCGGTCGCGAGTGCCGGCGAAGATGACGTCTTCCATGCGGGCGCCGCGCAAGGTCTTGGCCGACTGTTCGCCGAGTACCCAGGAGATGGCGTCGGAAATATTGGACTTGCCGCAACCGTTGGGGCCGATAATGGCCGCCACCCCGTCCCCGTGGAACTTGAGTTCGGTGCGGTCGCAGAACGACTTGAACCCGAGAATCTGAAGCCTCTTCAGTTTGAGCAACGTAAACTCCTTGGAAAAAACAGTGGCGAGTTGGCAGCGGCCAGTGGAACCGAGTGCCCCATTTCTCGACTCATGGGCGAGAGGTGGCGATTTTTGCTGCTGCTTTCAACGAAGCAGACCCTGTTTACCAAGAGGATTCCTCCCCTGGAGATTCGATGCATGGCGACGCGCTCCCCGGTGCGTTTTCACCCCAGGCTGGATAGGGCGGGAACAAAGTTAAGCTACTGTAACGGGGAAATTGGGGCGGGGTCAAGGAATATAACACCATATGTGGTGTGGGTTTGCAAAGGACCGCGTTGGGTTGCACACACATTGCAGCAACTGGCCGGTTTTTCAGTGGAGACGGGAAGAGAGGTGGGAGGACCGCGAGAGCAGGATAAGGCTAGCGCAAGCTCGCGCGAAGCGCAATCGGATTTAAGATAAGGGTGGGTATGTTATGTGATCTATGTGGCTGATCGGTTAGTTTGCGGGCAAGCCTGACGCCGAAAGGAAGGCAAAGACAAATGGCAGGCCTTCAGGAACGATTGGACGAATTTAAGAAGACTTTTGATTCCGGAGCGCCGCCTTACAACGCGTCGCCTGCGGCGATTGAAAAAATGCATCGAGCGACGGCCGAGCTCAAGGCCACTGGAATCGAAGAGCGCGCGTTAAAGCCTGGGAACCGCGCTCCCACGTTTATTCTATTTAATCAGGATCATGTACAGGTATCGTCCACCGACCTGCTCCGCGAAGGGCCGCTAGTGGTCAACTTCTTCCGCGGACACTGGTGACCTTACTGCAATATGGAGCTGGAGGCTCTACAGCAAATCGTTTCCGAGGTGCGAGCCTTGGGGGCGGAGATGGTCGTCGTCACTCCTGAACTCGAGCGCTACACGCGAGCTCTGCACAAGAAACTGAACCTGACTTTTGACATATTGACCGACCTTCATCTGAAGACGGCAGAGCAGTTTGGGCTTGTCTTTACACTGCCGGATTACCTCCGCGAGCTATACAAATCATTCGGGAGTACTCTGGACCGATTTAACGACGAATCGGAATACCGCTTGCCGATGCCGTCGAGCTACGTGATCGACAAGCAAGGAGTCATTCGTGCGGCGGATGTAAACGCAGACTATACCATCCGGCCTGAGCCTTCCGAAACCCTCAAACAGCTGCGTGCGATAGTTAGTTGATCGGGCTGCCGTTGAGGAGAAGGGAAAGGGTGGTGGCGCTGCTCGCTTCGCTGCGCTTGGCGGGGCGGGGGAAGGCACCCGTCCCCGCATAACTAATTGCAAAATAAAAACTCGCTCTACAACATACTTTTATCCCAGATATTTTTAGCCTAGCTTTTCGAAGAAGCGGCAGATGGTTTCGATTCCGCGGTGGAAATTGGGAATGTGGAATTTTTCGTTGGGGGCGTGCAGATTGTCGTCGGGGAGGCCGAAGCCCATCATGACGCTGGGAATTTTCAGGACGTCCTGGAAGTCGGTGACGATGGGGATGGAGCCGCCGCTGCGAATGAAGACGGTTTCTTTCCTAAATGTGTCGTGCAGGGCTTCGGTGGCGGCTTTGATGAAGCGATTATCGGTGCCGATTACGGCGGCCGGGCCTTTGCTGTGCACTTTGATTTTCGTTTCAACTCCCTTGGGCGTGAGCTTCTTCACGAAGGCGGAGTATTTCTTGAAGACATCATCTGCGTCCTGGTTGGGGACCAGGCGCATGGAAACTTTCGCGCTCGCCTTCGCAGGAATTACGGTTTTTGCACCGGGGGCGACGAAGCCTCCGGGCATGCCGTGGACTTCCAGCGTGGGGCGCGCCCAGGTGCGGTAGAGGACCGAGTAGCCGGGTTCTCCGGTGAGGACTTTCGATCCCACTTCGGCCTTGCGGTAGTGCTCTTCGTTGAAGGGCAGGCGCTTCCAGGCTTTGAGTTCCGCTGCGGTCGGTGCCTTCACGCCTTTGTAAAAGCCGGGGATGAGAATCTTTCCCTTGGCGTCTTTCAGTTTGCCGATGATTTCGATCAGGGCGAACAGTGGATTCGGGGCCGCGCCCCCGTACATGCCGGAGTGCAAATCGGTCTTGGCGCCCTGGGCTTCAATTTCGGTGTAAACCAGGCCGCGCAACCCGACGCATAGGGTGGGAAGATCGGGCGCGAAAAGTTCGGTGTCGCAGACGAGAGCGAAATCGGCTTTGAGTTTGGCTTTCTGCTTGCGAATATATTCCGCGATGGCAGCGCCGCCGACTTCTTCTTCGCCTTCAAAAATGACTTTCACGTTAATGGGCAGCTTGCCGCCGCCGGATTGCATGAGAGATTCGAGGGCTTTGACTTCCATCCAGAGCTGGCCTTTGTCGTCGACCGCGCCACGGGCGTAGAGGTTGTTTTTGCGCTCGGTGGGCTCGAACGGCGGCGTGATCCATTCGTTGAGCGGCTCGGCGGGTTGGACGTCGTAGTGGGCGTAGCAAAGCACCGTGGGCTTGCCGGCGGCATGCAGCCAGTCGGCGTAAATGAGCGGATGGCCTTTGGTGGGGATGATTTCGACATTTTCCATGCCGATGCGGCGCAGGTTGTTGGCCACGTAGTCGGCGGCCTTTTGAATGTCGGGCTTGTGTTCTTCCAGAGTGCTGACGCTGGGAATGCGGAGGAGATCCTTGAGTTCGTTGAGGAAGCGCTGCTGATTGGTGCGGGCAAAATCGACTGCGGACGAGGCCATGGATGAGTCCTTTCTTCGACGGGTAGCTTAAAGGTGCGCGGAAACGAATCAGTATAGCGCGGCGGGGCGGCGCCGGGCTCTGCTGGATTGGCGAAAAAAATCCTTAACCACAGAGGACGCTGAGGTGCACAGAGGAACACCGGGATGGTTGCGAACTCTTTAGAACCTTGCTGGGGAGAACGGAGCTAGATCAAACTCTGGTGTTTTGCCTTCGATTACGTCGGCCATGATTTCTGCTGTGATGGGGGCGAGGAGGATGCCGTCGCGGAAGTGGCCGGTGGCGACGTAGTAGCCGGGAGTTGCGGTCTCGCCGAGGATGGGGAGGGCGTCGGGAGTGCCGGGGCGGAGACCGCCCCAGGCATCGAGGAACCGGGCTTCGATCAGTTGCGGAACGAGGGCTATTGCGGCTTTGTGCAAGCGCTGAATTGTATCGGGATCGGTGCGTTTGTCGAATCCGGCTTCTTCGACGGTGGCACCGACGAGGAGGCGTCCGTCGCTGCGAGGGATCAGATAAACGTCGGGAGCGCGGATTACGTGCTTCAGCAGCGTGCGTGAGGGCATGGCGAGGCAGAGCATTTGCCCTTTGACAGGGCGAGTGGGAAAGGGGTGCGGACCGAGTTCGCCGGACCAGGCTCCGGCGCAGTTGACGACCTTCTTGCCGTGATACTCGGTTCTGGCGCGGACGAGTGCGCGGTCGGCTCCGGCGGAAAAGATAATCGACTGCACTGCGTCGCCGGTGGAAAAATCGACGCCTCTTCGCTTCGCTGCTTCCCACGCGGCAGCGGAGAGGGCGCGCGGATCGACGCTGCGCTCTTCTAAGAAGAGCGGCAAGAAGACGGCGGAAGAATCGATTCGGGCAAGCGCGGGCTCGAGTTCCTTCAGTGGGCTAGGAAG
Above is a window of Candidatus Sulfotelmatobacter sp. DNA encoding:
- the smc gene encoding chromosome segregation protein SMC, which codes for MLKLKRLQILGFKSFCDRTELKFHGDGVAAIIGPNGCGKSNISDAISWVLGEQSAKTLRGARMEDVIFAGTRDRKPTGMAEVSLTLIDPEAYNGADANAPTEIDIQDNLPEANINDDWDEASIRARAAKATEDAVEDAQPGRTEEVELPRNKINTIAVAFPDDEPVFALPAHTVVAPLTAASAGTPAPHVVLKIRRRKFNQQQFHHGEIHVTRRLFRSGDSEYLLNGKLCRLRDIQELFMGTGLGPESYALIEQGRIGQILSSRPTDRRAILEEAAGITKFKTKKRLAEARLEDAKLNLSRINDIFDEVTRQMNSLKRQASKAERYARLREEMRAKLRVVLASKFAAIEQESAAIDSQLNILAEEMEHRTAAVHQLDAEHAERTQRGYSIEAEQRENRDRISQIILEIDRAHARRRHNEERCAELLVRAASSEAELAQARHRLTALESERESNRQILESAAADLAAAQSDFVLCQQEAAAAAASLAEIERQQEESRVAVFDTVSSASRLRNQLAQAEERLAGADREARRLESEIGSANVQVDAFGGQRGQLALEFETVTQRVTGIAEEISQLRRLIEQKKLEETRAKTNLDVLRAEYASYLGKKGSLEAVIAEHGYSTESVRRLFQSGVMNSGLAPVGVLADFLEVEPRYERVVEDFLRDELNYVVVKSWDAADEGLRMLRTGVDGRATFLVHPEDAQAKFSFVLNEAAHCAPPAAQITPLKSTIRVLDGFGKSLEVILPKLRDGYIVPEAGVARGLALENPDAFFLSQAGECFHNVTVTGGKQRAEGPLSMKRELREVLRQMEDLERALRDEEIRVLTLGREIKDLTSLLDRLDGEKREAEHQAMTSGHMLQQLDSEMTRVSERLTVSQMELRRLAIDRAEQESIVCARQSEIAALEEQRIQLEQQIAAAQESLTALRQRREESAQTTSQHAARVATLEERHRSASAVLQRIESLFSEMGERVHALTSQIESAAAEKLQRESENQQLAQNAADLEAERNAAQAREGLLQFETEQLRARLTEIDDLLRNSRLLLDQARDRRGELSATAAKLQSDAQHMSEICLNELGVERAALMADTTLVAVTGDELTAEDRLYRDMRTKLEAMGPVNMMALEEYKESAERHGFLDTQRKDLISSIENTTATIKEIDQISRQKFEEAFAKINENFQATFKKLFGGGHAFMKLTDEENSAESGIDVVASPPGKRLQSVLLLSGGEKALTALALLVGIFQYAPSPFCILDEVDAPLDEANIGRFTELVKEMSVQTQFVLITHSKKTMSIAPVLYGVTMQEPGVSKLVSVRFAATN
- a CDS encoding dipeptidase, which produces MASSAVDFARTNQQRFLNELKDLLRIPSVSTLEEHKPDIQKAADYVANNLRRIGMENVEIIPTKGHPLIYADWLHAAGKPTVLCYAHYDVQPAEPLNEWITPPFEPTERKNNLYARGAVDDKGQLWMEVKALESLMQSGGGKLPINVKVIFEGEEEVGGAAIAEYIRKQKAKLKADFALVCDTELFAPDLPTLCVGLRGLVYTEIEAQGAKTDLHSGMYGGAAPNPLFALIEIIGKLKDAKGKILIPGFYKGVKAPTAAELKAWKRLPFNEEHYRKAEVGSKVLTGEPGYSVLYRTWARPTLEVHGMPGGFVAPGAKTVIPAKASAKVSMRLVPNQDADDVFKKYSAFVKKLTPKGVETKIKVHSKGPAAVIGTDNRFIKAATEALHDTFRKETVFIRSGGSIPIVTDFQDVLKIPSVMMGFGLPDDNLHAPNEKFHIPNFHRGIETICRFFEKLG
- the thiO gene encoding glycine oxidase ThiO — encoded protein: MKTWDVIIVGGGVIGLSLAIELRKRSATVLVIERGEPGREASHAAGGMLVDCGLETPTALQPLATASARMYPEFAYEVEVESGMKVDLRDQGTIVLLSPEDAERYTEFLSANRLPSPLKELEPALARIDSSAVFLPLFLEERSVDPRALSAAAWEAAKRRGVDFSTGDAVQSIIFSAGADRALVRARTEYHGKKVVNCAGAWSGELGPHPFPTRPVKGQMLCLAMPSRTLLKHVIRAPDVYLIPRSDGRLLVGATVEEAGFDKRTDPDTIQRLHKAAIALVPQLIEARFLDAWGGLRPGTPDALPILGETATPGYYVATGHFRDGILLAPITAEIMADVIEGKTPEFDLAPFSPARF
- a CDS encoding redoxin domain-containing protein, whose translation is MELEALQQIVSEVRALGAEMVVVTPELERYTRALHKKLNLTFDILTDLHLKTAEQFGLVFTLPDYLRELYKSFGSTLDRFNDESEYRLPMPSSYVIDKQGVIRAADVNADYTIRPEPSETLKQLRAIVS